A genomic stretch from Acidobacteriota bacterium includes:
- a CDS encoding c-type cytochrome: MIVNAWWGKQSNVVGLVLCAVSGVAFLNPLTARAQQDAKAYFQQNCAACHTIGGGKLLGPDLRGVTKARDHDWLEGWLMNPQAVIDSGDPYALKLKQEYGGIVMPSVPGMIPQMAESLLTFIAKQSEEALGAPAAEAQEPPFTQEQVAEGKSLFLGRKQLLDGGPSCVSCHAVKGVAGALGGGQLGPDLTQAYVRLNGRKGVEAWLKSPASATMKPIFTKRPLKQAEIIALTAFFEQASKETGMENAGVYRLRFFLFGLGGTAVGLVILGLIWKRRIRGIRRALVDGRLGI; the protein is encoded by the coding sequence ATGATCGTGAACGCATGGTGGGGTAAACAATCAAACGTAGTTGGGCTTGTGCTATGCGCGGTGTCCGGGGTTGCATTCCTGAATCCCCTGACGGCCCGCGCCCAGCAGGACGCAAAAGCCTATTTCCAGCAGAACTGTGCTGCCTGCCACACCATTGGCGGCGGCAAGCTGCTTGGTCCGGACTTGAGAGGCGTCACGAAGGCGCGGGATCACGATTGGCTGGAAGGATGGCTCATGAATCCGCAAGCCGTCATCGACAGCGGCGATCCCTATGCGCTCAAGCTGAAGCAGGAATACGGCGGCATCGTCATGCCTTCCGTGCCGGGTATGATACCGCAGATGGCGGAGTCGCTGCTGACCTTTATCGCCAAGCAGTCCGAGGAGGCTTTGGGTGCACCTGCCGCTGAAGCTCAGGAACCACCCTTCACGCAGGAACAGGTTGCAGAAGGGAAGTCGCTCTTTCTGGGCCGCAAACAGCTTCTGGACGGTGGGCCGTCATGCGTTTCGTGCCACGCTGTGAAGGGTGTGGCTGGGGCGCTGGGCGGTGGGCAGCTTGGGCCGGATCTGACCCAGGCATACGTCCGGCTAAATGGCCGGAAGGGTGTTGAGGCGTGGCTCAAGAGCCCGGCCAGCGCCACTATGAAGCCCATCTTCACAAAGCGCCCGCTCAAGCAGGCTGAGATCATCGCCCTCACTGCATTTTTCGAGCAGGCCTCGAAGGAGACTGGCATGGAGAACGCGGGCGTTTATCGCCTTCGGTTTTTCCTGTTCGGTCTTGGTGGCACGGCCGTCGGTCTGGTGATCCTGGGCCTGATATGGAAACGAAGAATACGCGGCATCAGGAGGGCGCTGGTTGACGGAAGGCTGGGAATCTGA
- a CDS encoding Rrf2 family transcriptional regulator, producing the protein MLMLSKSSAYAIRALSYLAMQPPGKLCGSREISEQEDIPSSFLCKILLDLRRKRMLRSYKGIGGGYELALPPDKINLLMIVQCIEGEMTLTECILEEGQCSVHGQCALHDSWVELRNQLMHFLETQTLANLVRTRLNQQSDPAEHKRLETSGFKDQSTSLSTKPSA; encoded by the coding sequence ATGCTGATGCTATCCAAGTCATCGGCTTACGCAATCCGGGCATTGAGCTATCTGGCGATGCAACCTCCAGGAAAGCTTTGCGGCAGCCGCGAGATATCTGAGCAGGAGGATATTCCCAGTTCCTTCTTATGCAAGATTTTGCTCGATCTGCGACGCAAGCGGATGCTCCGCTCTTACAAAGGAATTGGCGGCGGTTACGAGCTGGCGCTGCCGCCCGATAAGATCAATCTCCTGATGATCGTGCAATGTATCGAGGGGGAGATGACACTCACCGAGTGCATCCTGGAGGAAGGCCAATGTTCCGTTCATGGACAGTGTGCATTGCACGATTCGTGGGTTGAATTGAGAAATCAGCTCATGCATTTTCTTGAAACTCAGACGCTGGCGAACCTGGTTCGGACGCGCTTGAACCAGCAAAGCGACCCTGCCGAACACAAGCGCCTGGAGACATCAGGTTTCAAAGACCAATCGACTTCTTTATCCACTAAGCCTTCTGCGTGA
- a CDS encoding PAS domain S-box protein: protein MLERELFAILEGTADGAFAVDEHGLVRSWNRAAEKLFGYKQSEVLDKPCADLFQGKGSLGNQVCVEPCSVIECAINHREVSNYDMEVQTRSGKGIWVNVSILAFHDQRTHRHLVVHLTRDVTARKKSEKLSQKLMNVAREISALPDDSEGLPPVSPLTEQERRVLELLAKGKSPSQVARELGITPRTLRNHLHHANQKLHTRNRLEAVMQAARRGLI, encoded by the coding sequence GTGCTCGAAAGAGAGTTGTTTGCCATTCTGGAGGGCACGGCTGACGGGGCTTTTGCCGTCGATGAGCATGGCCTCGTGAGATCGTGGAACCGCGCGGCAGAGAAGCTCTTTGGATATAAGCAATCAGAGGTCTTGGACAAACCGTGTGCAGACCTTTTCCAAGGCAAAGGAAGTTTGGGTAACCAAGTTTGCGTGGAGCCCTGCAGCGTAATTGAGTGTGCAATCAATCATCGTGAGGTTTCCAACTACGACATGGAGGTGCAGACCCGGTCTGGGAAAGGAATCTGGGTCAACGTTTCTATTCTCGCCTTTCACGATCAGCGGACGCATCGCCATCTGGTGGTCCACCTCACTCGCGACGTCACGGCGCGGAAGAAGTCCGAAAAGCTCTCTCAGAAGTTGATGAACGTGGCCAGGGAAATTTCCGCGCTTCCCGATGACTCGGAAGGCCTGCCTCCGGTTTCACCGCTCACTGAACAGGAACGACGGGTTCTTGAGTTGCTAGCGAAAGGGAAAAGCCCATCTCAGGTCGCACGGGAGCTCGGAATTACTCCCCGAACTTTACGCAACCACCTCCATCACGCCAACCAGAAGCTTCACACCCGCAACCGACTGGAAGCAGTAATGCAGGCGGCGCGGCGCGGGCTGATCTGA
- a CDS encoding CRTAC1 family protein, protein MTRREILLSGVGALTGFATACSRSNSNRKPQVFDSAARNLPSDHPAISFTDVTRQAGIDFIHSKGARTHQLPEDMGPGVAWGDYDNDGWPDLYLVNQPGPWGTKPGADAPYSHLYRNNRDGTFTDVTTQAGVGNLGGYGMGAAWGDYDNDGHLDLYVTNYGRSVLYHNNGNGTFTDLTDRAGVGNHRWGMTPVWVDYDNDGYLDLYVTNYVNYDLRGVPSGATSQEYGTNVPFTLNPSSFDPVPNRLYHNNRDGTFTDVAARLGIANSDGRSLAAAFGDFNLDGWMDFYIGNDISSNRMYQNLGHGHFQDISASSWTEENRGTMGIALGDFDGDGDIDMFLTHWIGQGYALYQNLWQEQQRKDKLHFSDAADIFGCGEIAMGDAGWSAFFFDFDNDGQLDLMAVNGSTIEDKGDTAKLIPGQPFLFWSKGQNGYYDLARSGAAGSALKQPIVGRGAAFADYDRDGDLDVIVMTNYGRPILLRNDGGNRNHWLSVHLAGRRTNRSGYGAKVYLDAGGKRQFREYGAAGSYLSQSAPEAWFGLGQIDRVEKVEVQWLGSKSQVIENPRIDQVLTIIEY, encoded by the coding sequence ATGACGCGCCGGGAAATACTGCTTTCAGGCGTCGGAGCTCTTACAGGGTTTGCGACGGCATGCTCGCGGTCTAATTCAAACCGCAAACCGCAGGTGTTTGATAGCGCGGCGCGGAATCTGCCTTCGGACCATCCCGCAATTAGTTTTACTGATGTCACCCGGCAGGCTGGAATCGATTTTATCCACTCGAAGGGCGCTCGGACGCACCAGCTTCCTGAGGATATGGGGCCCGGCGTGGCATGGGGCGATTACGACAACGACGGATGGCCGGATCTCTACCTGGTAAATCAACCTGGCCCTTGGGGAACAAAGCCTGGCGCCGATGCGCCCTACAGCCATCTCTACCGCAACAACCGTGACGGTACCTTTACCGATGTGACGACCCAGGCAGGCGTGGGCAACCTGGGCGGTTACGGAATGGGGGCTGCCTGGGGTGACTATGACAACGATGGCCACCTCGACCTTTACGTAACCAACTACGGGCGGTCAGTCCTCTACCACAACAATGGCAACGGCACCTTTACGGACTTGACGGACCGTGCGGGCGTGGGCAATCACAGATGGGGCATGACACCGGTCTGGGTCGATTATGACAACGATGGCTACCTCGACCTTTACGTTACCAATTATGTGAATTACGACCTTCGTGGCGTTCCTTCCGGCGCCACATCCCAGGAATACGGTACCAACGTTCCCTTTACCCTAAACCCTTCTTCGTTTGACCCGGTTCCAAACCGCCTCTACCACAATAACCGCGATGGAACGTTTACCGATGTTGCAGCGCGGCTGGGCATCGCGAATTCTGACGGTAGGAGCCTCGCCGCGGCCTTTGGCGATTTCAACCTGGATGGCTGGATGGATTTTTACATTGGGAATGATATCTCATCCAATCGCATGTATCAGAACCTGGGACACGGCCACTTCCAGGATATCAGCGCCTCGTCATGGACCGAGGAGAACCGCGGGACGATGGGAATCGCGCTGGGAGATTTCGACGGCGACGGCGACATAGACATGTTCCTGACTCACTGGATAGGCCAGGGTTACGCGCTCTATCAAAATCTCTGGCAGGAACAGCAAAGGAAAGACAAACTGCATTTTTCCGATGCTGCGGACATCTTCGGCTGCGGTGAGATCGCCATGGGGGATGCCGGCTGGAGCGCATTCTTTTTCGATTTCGACAACGACGGACAACTGGATCTGATGGCCGTCAACGGCTCCACGATCGAGGACAAGGGCGACACGGCCAAGCTGATTCCGGGCCAGCCTTTTCTCTTTTGGTCCAAGGGGCAGAACGGCTACTACGATCTGGCTCGCTCGGGAGCCGCAGGCAGCGCTCTCAAGCAGCCGATTGTGGGTCGCGGGGCTGCGTTCGCTGATTACGACCGTGACGGCGACTTGGACGTGATTGTAATGACGAATTACGGCCGGCCCATTTTGTTGCGAAACGACGGTGGCAACCGCAACCACTGGCTGTCGGTTCACCTGGCAGGCAGGCGGACAAACCGTTCCGGCTACGGCGCAAAGGTCTATCTCGATGCTGGAGGCAAGCGGCAGTTTCGTGAATACGGAGCAGCAGGTTCCTACCTTTCACAGTCCGCTCCGGAAGCGTGGTTCGGGCTGGGCCAGATCGATCGTGTGGAAAAGGTGGAGGTGCAGTGGCTCGGCAGCAAGAGCCAGGTGATTGAAAATCCGCGTATCGATCAGGTGCTGACGATAATTGAATACTGA
- the ric gene encoding iron-sulfur cluster repair di-iron protein, which translates to MAIDTQRTVAEIALEKPQAAAVFEKLGIDYCCGGGKPLAVACEEAGIDVNAVEGLLDEKGKDGPGGENWSERSLASLVTHIVEKHHAYCREESHRLQPLLAKVISKHVERHPELSRIEELFTSLRNELSMHMMKEEQMLFPYIVRLEEAASQKAPAPRAPFGTVQNPVRMMLAEHDDAGHLVKEIRDLSGSFTAPEDACTSFRTLYQSLEAFEADLHLHIHLENNLLFPKAIDLENAAQTE; encoded by the coding sequence ATGGCTATCGATACTCAAAGGACCGTTGCGGAAATAGCACTTGAGAAGCCGCAAGCTGCAGCGGTGTTTGAAAAATTAGGAATTGATTACTGTTGTGGTGGGGGCAAGCCTTTAGCGGTTGCGTGCGAGGAGGCAGGCATTGATGTGAACGCCGTGGAAGGGCTGCTTGATGAAAAAGGCAAAGATGGACCTGGAGGCGAGAATTGGAGCGAGCGATCTCTTGCCAGTCTCGTCACTCACATCGTGGAAAAGCATCACGCCTATTGCCGCGAGGAATCCCATCGGTTGCAGCCGTTATTGGCAAAGGTGATTTCAAAGCATGTCGAGCGCCATCCGGAACTCTCTCGAATCGAGGAACTGTTCACTTCGCTGCGTAACGAGCTCAGCATGCACATGATGAAAGAAGAGCAGATGCTGTTTCCCTACATTGTTCGTTTGGAGGAAGCTGCAAGCCAGAAGGCTCCTGCTCCGCGCGCACCTTTTGGTACAGTTCAAAATCCGGTGCGCATGATGCTCGCGGAACACGATGACGCTGGCCACCTGGTCAAAGAGATCCGCGACTTAAGCGGGAGTTTCACGGCGCCCGAAGACGCCTGCACCAGTTTCAGGACGCTCTACCAGAGTCTGGAAGCATTCGAGGCGGACTTGCATCTGCACATTCATTTGGAGAACAATCTGCTCTTCCCAAAGGCGATCGATCTGGAAAACGCGGCACAAACGGAATGA
- a CDS encoding GMC family oxidoreductase, protein MQHRIDHRTTYDALVVGSGASGGWVAKELTEAGMRVLMIEAGPPRIPSRDFTEHVWPYQLKYRGFDDQQARLTDQPIQRLCYACDEYSHQFFVKDAEHPYTFPIDKPFMWIRGRQIGGKTFCWARESYRYSDYEFKAASRDGYGQDWPFSYKDLEPYYDKVESFIGVSGSHEGLEQMPDGKFLPPMNLSCGSLQAKQIIESKFGWRVMPDRVANLTVAHNGRPPCHYCDECQRGCYTASYFNSPAVTLPAAAKTGRFTLLSDAVVSHVIVDNEGRASGVHYIHRTTHEHREAQAKVIVLAASTLESTRILLNSTTRRYPNGLGNSKGVLGHYLMDHFTLEGAGGIMVGLSSSVREATGNPCGFLIPKYANVGSNRNKNFVRGYRFDGDGSQTLYGHAFSTSGYGKAFRETVRKNIPYHYGMMVQGETLPRYENYVTLDKEKKDAWGIPALHINASYGENEHAMAKAMREDVVAILDALKLEDAHPPGEKLSVFGKNIHECGTARMGNDPKTSVIDRFNRLHDARNVFVADGASFATNSCYEPTLTIMAIATRAADYIADAYRKGNL, encoded by the coding sequence ATGCAACACAGGATTGATCATCGAACAACCTACGACGCGCTGGTTGTAGGCTCCGGAGCGAGCGGCGGATGGGTGGCCAAGGAATTGACGGAAGCCGGGATGCGGGTGCTTATGATCGAGGCCGGGCCCCCGCGAATTCCGTCGCGTGATTTCACCGAGCACGTCTGGCCTTACCAGTTGAAGTACCGTGGCTTTGATGACCAGCAGGCCCGGCTGACAGACCAGCCGATCCAGCGGCTCTGCTATGCTTGCGATGAATACAGCCATCAGTTCTTCGTCAAAGACGCCGAGCATCCGTATACGTTTCCCATCGACAAACCGTTTATGTGGATCCGGGGACGTCAGATTGGCGGCAAGACCTTCTGCTGGGCGCGGGAAAGCTATCGTTACAGTGATTACGAATTTAAGGCTGCCAGCCGCGACGGTTACGGCCAGGATTGGCCCTTCAGTTATAAGGATCTTGAACCCTATTACGACAAGGTGGAAAGTTTTATAGGAGTGAGCGGCTCGCATGAGGGGCTCGAACAGATGCCCGATGGAAAGTTTCTGCCTCCGATGAACCTCTCCTGCGGCAGCCTGCAGGCCAAACAGATTATTGAAAGCAAGTTTGGCTGGCGGGTGATGCCGGATCGCGTAGCCAATCTGACGGTTGCTCACAATGGCCGTCCACCATGCCATTATTGTGACGAGTGCCAGCGCGGTTGCTATACGGCCTCATATTTCAACAGTCCCGCCGTCACACTGCCCGCAGCGGCAAAGACGGGCCGGTTCACGTTGCTAAGCGACGCCGTAGTCAGCCATGTGATCGTCGATAACGAAGGCCGGGCGAGCGGCGTCCACTATATCCATCGCACGACGCATGAGCATCGTGAGGCCCAGGCGAAGGTCATTGTTCTTGCGGCAAGCACGTTGGAATCAACGCGCATCCTGCTGAATTCCACCACGCGCCGCTATCCCAACGGGCTGGGAAATTCCAAGGGAGTGCTGGGCCATTACCTGATGGACCACTTCACGCTGGAAGGCGCAGGCGGGATTATGGTGGGCCTAAGTTCTTCTGTCCGGGAAGCGACCGGCAACCCCTGCGGATTCCTGATCCCCAAATATGCCAACGTAGGTTCCAACAGGAACAAGAATTTCGTCCGAGGTTACCGGTTTGACGGTGACGGAAGCCAGACGCTTTATGGGCATGCGTTTTCGACTTCGGGATACGGCAAGGCCTTTCGGGAAACGGTCCGGAAGAACATCCCTTACCATTACGGCATGATGGTCCAGGGTGAAACGCTCCCCCGTTATGAAAACTACGTGACACTCGACAAGGAAAAGAAGGATGCTTGGGGAATTCCGGCTTTGCACATCAATGCCAGTTACGGAGAAAACGAACACGCCATGGCCAAGGCCATGAGAGAAGACGTGGTGGCAATTCTTGACGCCTTGAAGCTGGAGGATGCGCATCCGCCCGGAGAAAAGCTGAGTGTGTTCGGCAAAAATATTCACGAGTGCGGCACCGCGCGCATGGGCAACGATCCCAAAACCAGCGTAATCGATCGCTTCAACCGGTTGCATGATGCAAGGAACGTCTTCGTTGCTGACGGCGCCTCCTTTGCCACCAACAGTTGTTATGAGCCGACGCTGACCATCATGGCCATTGCAACACGTGCCGCCGACTACATCGCGGACGCTTATCGCAAGGGCAATCTATAG
- a CDS encoding gluconate 2-dehydrogenase subunit 3 family protein, with protein MEEKDKKKTAGGDEERIGLSRREWLIDIGKAAALAGIAGKAAPLSAEDLAGIPASETGSEALPPGLYRPSFDHLGHALGNDTRYHPVPPGCEVDFIRPRRGPSEPQFFSRDEYKVIHRLTALMLGEPPGSSGKGNKPSDGNIVDEVAEWVDLHTYSFAGVREAAERLTPEQVSLAKAYDGATLLRRVKTTDPQKTYRAGLAWMAGEAKRRHEHGFIELNEEQQAALLDFISDASSTNRAENDGTRFFRQLKDDIISGFYTSKIGLKELDDKANRFYAESPGCTSSTVNQPKPQR; from the coding sequence ATGGAAGAGAAGGACAAAAAGAAGACGGCAGGCGGCGATGAAGAAAGGATAGGCCTCTCCCGCCGTGAGTGGCTGATTGACATAGGGAAGGCCGCTGCGCTGGCTGGAATCGCGGGGAAGGCGGCGCCTCTCAGTGCGGAGGATCTGGCCGGGATTCCGGCTTCCGAAACAGGCTCGGAAGCTCTTCCACCGGGACTTTATCGTCCTTCTTTCGACCATCTCGGCCATGCACTGGGTAATGATACGCGGTACCATCCGGTCCCGCCGGGATGCGAGGTTGATTTCATTCGGCCGCGTAGAGGGCCTTCCGAGCCGCAGTTCTTTTCTCGTGACGAATACAAAGTGATTCACCGGCTGACCGCCTTGATGCTGGGCGAGCCTCCGGGTTCATCCGGAAAGGGCAACAAACCTTCAGACGGTAACATCGTGGACGAAGTGGCGGAGTGGGTTGATCTTCACACTTATAGTTTCGCCGGAGTTCGCGAGGCGGCTGAGCGGCTGACTCCGGAGCAGGTTTCGCTGGCCAAAGCGTACGATGGCGCCACCCTCCTGCGGCGCGTCAAAACCACGGACCCCCAGAAAACTTATCGTGCCGGTCTGGCGTGGATGGCCGGGGAAGCAAAGCGGCGGCACGAGCACGGTTTCATCGAGCTTAACGAGGAACAGCAGGCTGCCCTTCTGGACTTCATCAGTGACGCCAGCTCCACCAATCGAGCCGAAAATGATGGTACGCGCTTTTTCCGCCAGCTCAAGGACGACATTATTTCCGGCTTCTATACTTCAAAGATTGGCTTGAAAGAACTTGATGACAAAGCCAACCGATTTTACGCAGAATCGCCCGGCTGCACGTCCTCTACCGTTAATCAGCCGAAGCCTCAGCGTTAA
- the murJ gene encoding murein biosynthesis integral membrane protein MurJ, with product MTGHSGPNRRTSSPISMRSLNQRIAASTGIVMASILASRLLGFLREWAVAHQFGSSAVTDAYYTAFTLPDFVNYLVAGGSLSITFIPVFAKYMAEENEEEGWYVFSTVITSMVILLLTLVVVGEFFAPALLHVIAPGFNPAEKAHTVFLTRLMMPAQIFFYLGSILSAVQYAKGRFLISSLAPVVYNVGIILCGFLLASTMGITGFSVGVLIGAFAGNLLLQIYGARGVGARFRPNLDVGHPGFRLFIKLAIPVMLALSVVYSDDWIIRWFGSYLVPASITWLSYAKILMRVPIGVIGQAVGVASFPFLAQLYAEKKYDELNRTFNTTLKGLLLMIVPVSALTIAMNRPLVYFVFSHTRLRTPDLNATAAALALFSISMFAWGAQGILARGFYAGRDTLRPAVFGTAITFLNLPVYWLLVRPMQFKGLALASSIGISVYTVVLFVSLYRSTANKATLEMVGFFLRIIAASTVGGVGAFEIVHWLEGMTNWHNTSGALIVLIVATPVGLALTAFSAKLLRIHEMDHYLKSIPSFSRMRRSLG from the coding sequence ATGACGGGCCATAGTGGACCAAATCGCCGTACATCATCGCCCATCTCGATGCGTTCCTTAAATCAGCGCATTGCAGCCTCAACCGGCATTGTCATGGCCAGCATTCTTGCAAGCCGGCTGCTTGGTTTTCTGCGTGAGTGGGCTGTGGCCCACCAGTTTGGCTCGAGCGCGGTTACCGACGCCTATTACACGGCTTTTACGCTCCCTGATTTTGTCAATTATCTGGTTGCCGGAGGCTCGCTCAGCATCACCTTTATTCCCGTCTTTGCTAAATATATGGCAGAGGAAAACGAAGAAGAAGGATGGTACGTCTTCTCGACCGTTATCACTTCGATGGTGATTCTGCTGCTGACCCTGGTTGTGGTGGGAGAGTTCTTTGCCCCAGCGCTCCTTCACGTGATAGCGCCGGGGTTCAATCCGGCTGAAAAAGCTCACACGGTCTTCCTGACCCGCCTGATGATGCCGGCCCAGATCTTCTTTTACCTAGGCAGCATCTTGAGCGCCGTGCAGTACGCCAAGGGACGTTTCCTGATTTCTTCCCTTGCTCCTGTTGTCTACAACGTAGGAATCATCCTGTGTGGCTTCCTGCTTGCTTCCACAATGGGCATTACCGGCTTTTCGGTTGGCGTGTTGATCGGCGCTTTTGCCGGGAACCTTCTCCTTCAGATCTATGGCGCCCGGGGCGTGGGAGCCCGGTTTAGACCCAACCTCGATGTTGGGCATCCGGGCTTTCGGCTGTTTATCAAGCTCGCCATTCCCGTCATGCTGGCCTTGTCGGTCGTATACTCGGACGACTGGATTATCCGCTGGTTTGGGTCATACCTGGTACCCGCCTCGATTACCTGGCTGAGTTATGCCAAAATCCTGATGCGCGTCCCTATCGGCGTGATTGGGCAGGCAGTGGGAGTGGCGTCATTTCCATTTTTAGCTCAACTCTACGCGGAAAAAAAATACGACGAACTCAACCGTACTTTCAACACAACCTTGAAGGGGTTGCTCCTGATGATCGTGCCGGTCTCAGCGCTCACCATTGCCATGAACCGGCCGCTGGTTTACTTCGTCTTTTCCCACACGCGTCTTCGTACTCCTGATCTGAACGCCACGGCCGCGGCGCTGGCCCTGTTCTCGATCAGCATGTTTGCCTGGGGAGCTCAAGGTATCCTGGCGCGGGGATTTTATGCCGGACGCGACACGCTTCGGCCTGCGGTGTTTGGCACTGCCATAACTTTCCTGAACCTGCCTGTTTACTGGCTGCTGGTGAGGCCCATGCAGTTCAAGGGGCTTGCTCTGGCCAGCTCCATCGGCATATCAGTTTACACTGTTGTGCTTTTTGTCTCGCTTTACCGCTCTACAGCCAACAAGGCAACCTTGGAAATGGTGGGGTTCTTCCTGAGGATCATTGCGGCCTCAACCGTCGGGGGAGTCGGCGCATTTGAAATTGTCCACTGGCTCGAAGGCATGACCAATTGGCACAACACGTCGGGGGCGCTCATCGTTCTCATTGTGGCCACTCCGGTCGGATTGGCTCTTACCGCGTTTTCCGCAAAACTTCTACGTATCCACGAAATGGACCACTATCTAAAGTCCATCCCGTCGTTCTCCCGTATGCGCCGCAGCCTCGGCTGA
- the mnmE gene encoding tRNA uridine-5-carboxymethylaminomethyl(34) synthesis GTPase MnmE — translation MMKEDTIVAIATPPGRGGIGVVRLSGGQAMEVSSQLVRPAKLPPEAQRSTLGKFVDPQTGKVLDEVVLTFYRKPHSYTGEDVVEISCHGSPVVLRYLVECCLERGARAAEPGEFAMRAFLNGRIDLTQAEAIRDLIESRTLYQARVAATQIGGSLSAWLKPHKQALLDLIARLEAGIDFADDDVEVVDLNDLLSHLDGVKANLEKMVQGYAYGRIVREGLSLSIIGRPNVGKSSLFNRLLNMDRAIVTDIPGTTRDLVTESASIGGIPVHLVDTAGIRATADAVEKIGVERTHQAMADSDLRLLVVDTSQDWTEEDSELLLKTRRMGSMLVAANKSDLPARTCATAIEQAILADDGGGPGPVEILVTSALTGQGIEELRNRILRAAGAANGPGSEGELVTNLRHQQLLQESLQAIERCRQAAGERIHHEMLLIDLYDALRPLDTVTGSTDVEDILGIIFSRFCIGK, via the coding sequence ATGATGAAAGAAGACACCATCGTGGCTATTGCCACTCCACCGGGCCGCGGGGGCATCGGTGTCGTGCGCCTGTCAGGCGGGCAGGCCATGGAAGTCAGCTCGCAACTGGTTCGGCCGGCAAAGCTGCCGCCCGAAGCGCAGCGGTCAACGCTGGGAAAATTCGTGGATCCCCAGACAGGAAAGGTACTGGATGAAGTTGTCCTGACGTTTTACCGCAAGCCGCATTCCTACACCGGCGAGGACGTCGTCGAGATCTCCTGCCACGGCTCTCCGGTGGTCCTGCGGTATCTGGTGGAATGCTGCCTTGAGCGCGGCGCACGGGCGGCAGAACCAGGCGAGTTTGCCATGCGCGCTTTCCTGAACGGCCGCATCGATCTCACCCAGGCCGAGGCCATTCGAGATTTGATAGAATCGCGAACGCTTTACCAGGCCCGCGTTGCCGCCACTCAGATTGGAGGTTCGCTTTCTGCCTGGCTGAAACCGCACAAGCAGGCCCTGCTGGACTTGATTGCCAGGCTGGAAGCAGGAATAGATTTTGCCGACGATGACGTTGAGGTGGTGGACTTGAATGACCTGCTCAGCCATCTCGATGGCGTAAAGGCCAATCTTGAGAAGATGGTCCAGGGTTATGCCTACGGCCGGATTGTTCGCGAGGGGCTGAGCCTGTCCATTATAGGCCGCCCGAACGTTGGCAAATCCAGCCTGTTCAACCGCCTTTTGAATATGGACCGCGCCATTGTAACCGATATCCCCGGCACAACAAGAGACCTGGTGACTGAAAGCGCCTCGATTGGCGGCATTCCTGTGCACCTGGTGGATACGGCCGGCATCCGGGCAACGGCGGACGCAGTCGAAAAGATCGGTGTTGAGCGGACGCACCAGGCCATGGCTGATTCCGACCTGCGGCTGCTGGTGGTGGATACTTCGCAGGACTGGACCGAAGAGGATTCCGAACTGCTCCTCAAGACGCGCCGGATGGGATCCATGCTGGTGGCTGCCAACAAGTCCGACCTGCCCGCACGCACTTGCGCGACCGCCATCGAGCAGGCAATCCTGGCCGATGATGGCGGGGGGCCAGGGCCTGTGGAAATCCTTGTGACTTCCGCTCTGACCGGACAAGGCATCGAGGAATTGCGCAACAGAATTCTGCGGGCCGCTGGAGCCGCAAACGGCCCCGGTTCGGAGGGCGAACTGGTCACCAACCTCAGGCACCAGCAACTTCTTCAGGAATCACTTCAGGCGATCGAGCGGTGTCGCCAGGCGGCTGGGGAGCGGATACACCACGAGATGCTCCTCATCGATCTCTATGACGCGCTGCGGCCGCTGGACACAGTAACCGGGTCAACCGACGTCGAAGACATCCTAGGCATCATCTTCTCCCGTTTTTGTATTGGAAAGTAA
- a CDS encoding single-stranded DNA-binding protein, with amino-acid sequence MTTPFSSDEPADSYLAAIDSLVRQIIQHGGFELRSTVRKCDAPALDPDGPYIVVDFDGPDSDLLLEKNAALLDALEYVVLKSVHIVDDLYGRISFDCQDWRQVRAEELKLTALMAARQAVETGSPFHMTPMSSRERRIVHLALKDEATVKTVSEGAGPSRKVVIYPAASPS; translated from the coding sequence ATGACGACACCATTTTCATCCGATGAACCCGCAGACAGCTATCTGGCTGCAATTGATTCTCTTGTGAGACAGATCATCCAGCACGGCGGGTTCGAACTGAGGTCGACAGTGCGGAAATGCGATGCCCCTGCACTCGATCCCGACGGGCCATATATCGTTGTAGATTTCGACGGCCCTGACTCCGATCTGCTTCTTGAGAAAAACGCAGCTCTTCTGGATGCTCTTGAATATGTCGTCCTGAAATCCGTGCATATCGTTGATGATCTTTACGGCAGGATCAGTTTTGACTGCCAGGACTGGCGGCAGGTCCGGGCCGAGGAGCTTAAATTGACGGCCCTGATGGCGGCCCGCCAGGCCGTAGAAACCGGCAGCCCGTTTCACATGACGCCCATGAGTTCACGCGAGCGGCGAATTGTTCATCTGGCTCTGAAGGACGAAGCTACGGTGAAAACGGTGAGCGAAGGCGCGGGCCCATCCCGTAAAGTGGTTATCTACCCTGCCGCATCTCCCTCCTGA